A single Anopheles arabiensis isolate DONGOLA chromosome 2, AaraD3, whole genome shotgun sequence DNA region contains:
- the LOC120908367 gene encoding serine/threonine-protein phosphatase 6 catalytic subunit-like, with protein sequence MASDLDQWIEIVKQCKYLPENDLKKLCDIVCELLIEESNVQPVSTPVTVCGDIHGQFYDLEELFRTGGQVPDTNYIFMGDFVDRGYYSLETFTRLLTLKARYPNKITLLRGNHESRQITKVYGFYDECYTKYGNASPWKYCCRVFDLLTIAAIIEEQVLCVHGGLSPEIKTLDQIRTINRDQEIPHKGAFCDLVWSDPDDIDTWAESPRGAGWLFGSAVTRDFMEINMLKMICRAHQLVHEGINYQFDRKLVTVWSAPNYCYRCGNVASILEFKENDIDDPKVKIFKAVPNEERVIPSQRITPYFL encoded by the exons ATGGCTTCGGACCTGGACCAGTGGATCGAAATTGTGAAGCAGTGCAAGTACCTGCCGGAAAATGATCTCAAGAAGCTGTGCGACATCGTCTGCGAGCTGCTGATCGAGGAATCGAACGTACAGCCCGTCAGCACACCCGTCACCGTTTGCGGCGATATCCATGGACAG TTTTACGATTTGGAAGAGTTGTTCCGCACCGGTGGCCAAGTGCCGGACACGAACTACATCTTTATGGGAGACTTTGTGGATCGGGGATACTACAGTCTGGAAACGTTCACGCGCTTGCTTACGCTAAAG GCACGGTACCCGAACAAAATCACGCTGCTGCGAGGAAACCACGAGTCGCGCCAAATCACCAAAGTGTACGGATTTTACGATGAATGTTACACGAAGTACGGTAACGCTAGTCCGTGGAAGTATTGCTGTAGGGTGTTTGACCTTCTAACAATTGCCGCG ATTATTGAAGAACAAGTTCTTTGCGTTCACGGTGGCCTTAGTCCGGAAATCAAAACGCTCGATCAAATTCGAACCATTAACCGTGACCAGGAGATACCGCACAAGGGCGCATTTTGTGATCTGGTTTGGTCGGATCCGGACGACATCGACACGTGGGCGGAGAGTCCGCGCGGTGCCGGCTGGCTGTTCGGGTCGGCGGTGACGCGCGACTTTATGGAGATCAACATGCTGAAGATGATCTGCCGGGCGCATCAGCTAGTACACGAGGGTATTAACTACCAGTTCGACCGAAAGCTGGTGACGGTCTGGTCGGCACCGAACTACTGCTACCGCTGTGGCAACGTCGCCTCGATACTAGAGTTTAAAGAAAATGACATTGATGATCCAAAGGTGAAAATATTCAAAGCCGTCCCGAACGAAGAACGCGTCATACCAAGCCAGCGCATTACGCCTTATTTCCTGTGA
- the LOC120908363 gene encoding protein suppressor of forked-like, whose translation MTQQLKDQLKFDIEWGHERLVRAQQTVEVRPFDVESWSLLVREGQSRHVNEVRSLYESLVCVFPTTARYWKVYIEQEMKYRNYERVEKLFQRCLVKILNIDLWKLYLTYVKETKAGLSTHKEKMAQAYDFALEKIGMDLHSFSIWTDYIMFLKSVDAVGSYAENQKITAVRKVYQRAVITPIIGIEHLWKDYIAFEQNINPIISEKMSVERSRDYMNARRVAKELEIVTKGLNRNLPAVPPTVTKEEIKQVELWKKYIAFEKSNPLRSEDNALVTRRVMFAIEQCLLVLTHHPAVWHQAAQYLDQSSKLLVEKGDLNAAKVFSDEAANILERAINSVLSRNALLYFAYADFEEGRLKYDKVHQMYNKFLAINDIDPTLAYIQYMKFARRAEGIKSARAVFKKAREDVRSTYHVFVAAALMEYYCSKDKDIAFRIFELGLKRFGGSPEYVMCYIDYLSHLNEDNNTRVLFERVLSSGGLTPQLSVEVWNRFLEFESNIGDLSSIVKVERRRSAVLEKLKEFEGKETAQLVDRYKFLDLYPCSPSELKSIGYSETRGMLSVTGVKPPPAPVPEQPEQPQQLARPDFSQMIPYKPKPNAFPGEHPVPGGTFPQPAALAALCAILPPPVSFQGPFVSVDKIIEVFNRIQLPEVPPPPSDSTADSRLFELAKSVHWIVDDSTYASEGGLKRRRMAPGGEDSDDEAVAPAPPANDIYRLRQQKRFK comes from the exons ATGACACAACAACTAAAGGACCAGCTTAAGTTTGATATA GAATGGGGCCATGAGCGATTAGTTCGGGCGCAGCAAACGGTCGAAGTGCGACCATTCGATGTGGAATCCTGGTCGCTTTTGGTACGCGAAGGGCAAAGCCGGCATGTGAACGAG GTTCGATCGTTGTACGAATCgttggtgtgtgtatttccGACGACCGCTCGGTACTGGAAGGTgtacatcgagcaggagatGAAGTACCGCAATTACGAGCGAGTGGAGAAGCTCTTCCAGCGGTGTTTGGTCAAGATCCTAAACATCGATCTGTGGAAACTTTACCTGACTTACGTGAAGGAAACGAAAGCTGGACTCAGTACACACAA ggAAAAGATGGCACAGGCGTACGATTTCGCGCTAGAAAAGATCGGCATGGATCTGCACTCGTTCTCCATCTGGACCGACTACATCATGTTCCTGAAGAGCGTCGATGCTGTGGGCAGCTATGCGGAAAATCAGAAAATAACGGCCGTCCGGAAGGTGTACCAACGCGCGGTCATCACGCCAATCATCGGCATCGAACACCTGTGGAAAGATTACATCGCGTTCGAGCAGAACATTAATCCGATCATATCGGAAAAGATGAGCGTGGAGCGGTCGCGAGATTACATGAACGCGCGGCGCGTTGCGAAAGAGCTGGAAATTGTGACCAAGGGTCTGAACCGGAACCTGCCGGCCGTACCACCGACGGTAACGAAGGAAGAAATTAAGCAG GTGGAGCTGTGGAAAAAGTACATTGCGTTTGAAAAGTCCAATCCGTTGCGCAGTGAAGATAATGCGCTAGTAACACGCCGCGTTATGTTTGCAATCGAGCAATGTTTGCTCGTTCTTACACATCATCCAGCCGTGTGGCATCAGGCGGCTCAGTATCTCGATCAAAGCTCGAAGCTGCTCGTGGAGAAAGGG GATCTCAATGCGGCCAAAGTATTCAGCGATGAGGCAGCAAACATTCTGGAGCGTGCTATCAACTCTGTGTTGAGCCGCAACGCGTTACTCTACTTTGCTTATGCCGATTTCGAGGAAGGGCGGTTGAAGTACGACAAAGTGCACCAGATGTACAATAAGTTCCTCGCGATTAACGACATTGATCCGACACTG GCTTACATACAGTACATGAAGTTTGCACGCCGGGCGGAGGGAATCAAATCGGCCAGAGCCGTGTTTAAGAAGGCACGCGAGGACGTGCGCTCCACCTATCACGTGTTTGTGGCGGCCGCACTGATGGAGTACTATTGCAGCAAGGATAAGGATATCGCCTTTCGGATATTCGAACTGGGGCTGAAACGCTTCGGTGGTAGTCCTGAATACGTCATGTGCTACATCGACTATTTGTCGCATTTGAATG AGGACAACAACACCCGCGTCCTGTTTGAGCGGGTGCTCTCGTCGGGAGGACTAACGCCACAGCTGTCGGTCGAAGTTTGGAACCGCTTCCTGGAGTTCGAGTCCAACATTGGGGATCTGTCTAGTATCGTGAAGGTCGAGCGTCGCCGCAGCGCCGTGCTGGAGAAGCTGAAGGAGTTTGAAGGCAAGGAAACGGCGCAACTTGTTGATCGTTACAAGTTTCTTGATCTCTACCCATGCTCGCCGTCCGAGCTGAAATCGATCGGGTACAGCGAAACGCGAGGAATGCTCAGCGTGACCGGGGTGAAACCGCCGCCCGCACCAGTCCCGGAGCAGCCggagcagccgcagcagcttGCCCGGCCCGACTTCAGCCAGATGATACCGtacaaaccgaaaccgaatgCATTCCCAGGCGAGCATCCCGTGCCGGGTGGTACGTTCCCGCAGCCGGCTGCACTTGCCGCCTTGTGCGCTATTTTGCCACCGCCCGTAAGCTTCCAGGGTCCGTTCGTTTCGGTCGACAAGATAATAGAAGTGTTCAATCGCATCCAACTACCTGAAG TTCCCCCACCGCCAAGCGATAGTACTGCCGATTCGAGATTGTTCGAGCTCGCCAAATCGGTCCACTGGATCGTGGACGATAGTACGTACGCGAGCGAAGGTGGCCTTAAGCGGCGGCGCATGGCACCGGGCGGAGAGGACAGTGACGATGAAGCGGTGGCACCAGCCCCGCCCGCCAACGATATCTACCGTCTAAGACAGCAGAAACGGTTCAAGTGA
- the LOC120908364 gene encoding facilitated trehalose transporter Tret1-like — protein MGKLPYYFAHQNQYIAALAASYGVLTIGMVFGWSAPAGPQILENGEGNLNLTDDQFSWTIAFMPIGGAIAAIPCGMMLKSEGRKNTILFFVLPLLLGWVLLTWAQAIVMMYLGRLLQGFAAGAYSMSVPIYIGEIADQRIRGTVGSFFQLMLNLGMLMSFSISAGVNVFQLNIISGFIVLLFGPIFMLMPETPSCLLKRGHKTKAVETLKWLRGPKCDAFYEIEQLQLEQDALLNQPKKSIKKSLFTPETLSALLAMIGLVTFLQMSGINAVLFYATDIFMNASDSLNHEVATIIVGAMQFFGTLLAAFTVDRVGRRWLLMISAIIMCVSHVVLGVYFHLLQNSPAQVEDLEWLPVFALSLFVTMFSIGFGPVPWIMIGEVFAIDVKDLASSLATFTSYALSFMMTKTFNPLRNGLGEAGTFWLFGGFCMLGAIFVFLFVPETKGKTFDQIQKRLASSKVYFRAEK, from the exons ATGGGCAAGCTACCATACTATTTCGCACATCAAAATCAATACATCGCGGCTTTAGCAG CTTCCTATGGCGTACTAACGATCGGAATGGTATTTGGCTGGTCCGCACCAGCAGGACCCCAGATACTCGAAAATGGCGAAGGAAACCTCAACCTGACTGACGATCAATTTTCTTGGACGATTGCCTTTATGCCTATCGGTGGTGCGATTGCGGCCATACCATGCGGGATGATGCTGAAATCGGAGGGACGCAAAAATACCatccttttcttcgttttACCACTACTTTTGG GATGGGTGCTGTTGACGTGGGCCCAAGCCATAGTGATGATGTATCTGGGCCGCTTGCTGCAGGGATTCGCTGCAGGCGCTTACTCGATGTCCGTTCCTATCTACATTGGAGAAATAGCAGACCAACGTATTCGGGGCACTGTGGGCAGTTTCTTCCAGCTCATGCTGAACCTGGGCATGTTGATGTCATTCAGCATTTCCGCTGGCGTGAATGTGTTCCAGTTGAATATTATTTCCGGATTCATCGTCCTGCTGTTCGGTCCCATATTCATGCTGATGCCAGAAACTCCTTCCTGCTTG CTTAAACGGGGCCACAAAACTAAAGCAGTCGAGACGCTCAAATGGTTGCGAGGACCAAAATGTGATGCTTTTTACGAGATAGAGCAGCTCCAGCTGGAACAGGACGCACTGCTGAATCAACCCAAGAAATcgattaagaaatcattattcaCCCCGGAAACGTTGAGTGCGCTGCTTGCGATGATCGGGCTGGTAACGTTCCTGCAAATGTCTGGCATCAACGCGGTACTGTTTTATGCTACAGATATTTTCATG AACGCTTCGGATTCGCTTAACCACGAGGTCGCTACCATTATCGTGGGTGCAATGCAGTTCTTCGGCACACTGCTGGCAGCATTCACCGTCGATCGAGTCGGACGCCGCTGGCTGTTAATGATTTCGGCCATCATAATGTGCGTATCGCATGTTGTGCTGGGCGTGTACTTTCATCTATTGCAAAACAGCCCAGCACAGGTGGAAGATCTCGAATGGCTACCCGTGTTTGCGCTGTCCCTGTTTGTGACGATGTTTTCGATCGGCTTTGGGCCCGTACCGTGGATCATGATCGGTGAAGTGTTTGCGATCGACGTGAAAGATCTCGCCAGCTCGCTGGCAACGTTCACCAGCTACGCACTGTCCTTTATGATGACGAAAACGTTTAATCCGCTTCGGAATGGGCTAGGCGAGGCTGGCACATTTTGGCTGTTTGGTGGATTCTGTATGCTTGGTGCCATTTTCGTATTTCTATTCGTGCCGGAAACAAAGGGTAAAACATTCGATCAGATACAAAAACGGTTAGCTAGCAGCAAAGTGTACTTCAGGGCGGAAAAGTAA